From the Phycisphaerales bacterium AB-hyl4 genome, one window contains:
- a CDS encoding glycoside hydrolase family 172 protein, producing MTPFNGLAVDMSNLHRVSDARTRSITPENPDGSKGRGGMAEPTDPDSCARELGRGWKVRPNVRIQPGETHTIADIEGPGAVQSIWMTPTGPWRFSILRIYWDGQQQPSVECPLGDFFACGWNRFAQVTSLAVCVNPGRGFNCYWTMPFRKRCRITMENIGFEAMTLFYQVNYALNDVPDDTAYFHAQFRRVNPLPYKQVYTVLDGVKGKGHYVGTYMAWGVNNSGWWGEGEVKFYLDGDLGEGQDVAEHGGDAYPTLCGTGTEDYFCGAYNFEDRQTRQYLTFSTPYAGLPQILRPDGAYQSQQRFSMYRWHIPDPIRFEQDIAVTVQALGWRSQQRYLALQDDIASVAYWYQQLPTAPFPELPARDMLEII from the coding sequence ATGACACCTTTCAACGGCCTGGCAGTGGACATGTCCAACCTCCACCGCGTGTCCGACGCCCGCACCCGCTCGATCACCCCCGAAAACCCGGACGGCAGCAAGGGCCGCGGCGGCATGGCCGAGCCCACCGACCCCGACTCCTGCGCCCGTGAACTGGGGCGCGGCTGGAAGGTACGCCCGAACGTTCGCATCCAGCCGGGCGAAACCCATACCATCGCCGACATCGAAGGCCCGGGCGCCGTCCAGTCGATCTGGATGACCCCCACCGGCCCGTGGCGGTTCAGCATCCTGCGCATCTACTGGGACGGCCAGCAGCAGCCGAGCGTCGAATGCCCGCTGGGCGATTTTTTCGCGTGCGGCTGGAACCGCTTCGCACAGGTGACGTCGCTCGCGGTATGCGTCAACCCCGGCCGAGGCTTCAACTGCTACTGGACCATGCCCTTCCGCAAGCGCTGCCGAATCACGATGGAAAACATCGGCTTCGAAGCCATGACCCTCTTCTACCAGGTGAACTACGCGCTCAACGACGTGCCCGACGACACCGCATACTTCCACGCCCAGTTCCGCCGGGTCAACCCCCTCCCCTACAAGCAGGTGTACACCGTGCTCGATGGCGTGAAAGGCAAGGGCCATTACGTCGGCACATACATGGCCTGGGGCGTCAACAACTCCGGCTGGTGGGGCGAAGGCGAGGTGAAGTTCTATCTCGACGGCGACCTCGGCGAAGGCCAGGACGTCGCCGAGCACGGCGGCGACGCCTACCCCACCCTCTGCGGCACGGGCACGGAAGACTACTTCTGCGGCGCTTACAACTTCGAAGACCGACAGACCCGCCAGTACCTCACCTTCTCCACCCCCTACGCGGGCCTGCCCCAGATCCTGCGGCCCGACGGCGCTTACCAGTCGCAGCAACGCTTCAGCATGTACCGCTGGCACATCCCCGACCCCATCCGCTTCGAACAGGACATCGCCGTCACCGTCCAGGCACTCGGCTGGCGAAGTCAGCAACGCTACCTCGCCCTGCAGGACGACATCGCCTCGGTCGCCTACTGGTATCAGCAGCTGCCCACCGCCCCGTTCCCCGAACTGCCCGCACGCGACATGCTGGAAATCATCTGA
- a CDS encoding PEP-CTERM sorting domain-containing protein translates to MENAIARGLTISAFALALGGLGVSSASAQSGFMHWQTPGGGDYHTPSNWSQNAVPTTSSDVYFGAFGPMGTDPAVITFDEEGFARQIVVDPGYTVTFDLDGNTLNSVNRVQRIRGDFTAINGTIWTGSHSWLVHSDNTTAQPTAVLTIGAGASVESRASSDASAQVNLSTSATVALTSTGRLVLDGGILTNSGSGSGDLAANAGGAVHFTGNGGGIVNLRNLEMEDGSTMQFTLNNTDYNSAVYRFVGDVNNLGDLLLDVAPGYTHNLGEVLYLVGFNNSINDEFTGLGEGSIVSADGYDFVISYADAWQTGVNDFGDPTFQNAISLTAVPEPASLALLGLGGLAMLGRGRRQA, encoded by the coding sequence ATGGAAAATGCAATTGCTCGCGGGCTTACGATTTCAGCGTTTGCGCTAGCGCTCGGCGGTTTGGGCGTGTCGTCGGCGTCGGCGCAGTCCGGCTTCATGCACTGGCAGACGCCGGGCGGCGGTGACTACCACACGCCGTCGAACTGGAGCCAGAACGCAGTTCCGACGACCTCCAGCGACGTCTACTTCGGTGCGTTTGGACCGATGGGGACGGACCCGGCGGTGATTACATTTGATGAGGAAGGGTTCGCTCGGCAGATCGTGGTCGATCCGGGATACACCGTCACGTTTGACTTGGACGGCAACACGCTGAACTCGGTTAATCGCGTTCAGCGCATCCGCGGTGATTTCACGGCCATCAACGGCACGATCTGGACAGGCTCTCACTCATGGCTCGTTCACAGTGACAACACGACCGCTCAGCCCACGGCTGTGCTTACCATCGGAGCCGGTGCGAGCGTCGAGTCGCGGGCCAGTTCCGATGCGAGTGCGCAGGTCAACCTGTCGACCTCGGCGACGGTGGCTCTGACCAGTACGGGCAGGCTGGTGCTCGATGGCGGCATCCTGACCAACTCAGGCAGTGGTAGTGGTGACCTGGCTGCGAACGCCGGCGGTGCCGTCCACTTCACTGGCAATGGCGGTGGCATTGTGAACCTGCGAAATCTCGAGATGGAAGATGGCTCGACGATGCAGTTCACCCTGAACAACACCGACTACAACTCCGCCGTGTACCGGTTTGTCGGTGACGTCAACAACCTGGGCGACCTCCTGTTGGACGTGGCTCCGGGCTACACGCACAACCTCGGCGAAGTGCTCTACCTGGTCGGATTCAATAACTCGATCAACGACGAGTTCACCGGCCTTGGTGAGGGAAGCATTGTCTCGGCCGACGGGTACGACTTCGTCATCAGCTATGCTGACGCATGGCAGACTGGCGTGAATGATTTCGGCGACCCGACCTTCCAGAACGCCATCTCCCTGACCGCTGTACCCGAGCCGGCGAGCCTCGCGCTGCTGGGCCTCGGTGGGTTGGCGATGCTTGGCCGAGGTCGTCGGCAGGCCTGA
- a CDS encoding PEP-CTERM sorting domain-containing protein, whose product MVTTTAPPIHLRQLLIVAAASAAMLVGGSLHAADIEWTGNGATDNWSDTGNWTNGVLPGYDDRGLFPGGGTPGGPNFAYMVEFTEDADGGINVVGGNTWQGADVVLNMNTFTLTSTSQQLVVGGGVNSLGSLTVNNGTLNQRNSGFWGGQVYVNNAAINFTHGGSWNAGTGLFLDNGSVNWGPARNWNSNNDSQMSFKGDSTFAAHYVNFANGSGHVTSFELNNDDYGTARITATQTVTAANLISFSLAAGYTHALNDVFHLIATDTSISGEFNDLAHGQVITVGGYDFQADYGSNYLNLVAVPEPASLALLGLGGLAMLGRRRQRA is encoded by the coding sequence ATGGTGACGACTACGGCGCCCCCTATTCACTTGCGTCAATTGCTAATCGTGGCGGCGGCGTCAGCGGCCATGCTGGTCGGCGGCTCGCTGCACGCGGCTGACATCGAATGGACCGGTAACGGTGCCACCGACAACTGGAGCGACACCGGCAACTGGACGAACGGCGTGCTACCTGGTTACGACGACCGGGGGCTTTTCCCGGGAGGCGGCACGCCCGGTGGACCTAATTTCGCTTACATGGTGGAGTTTACCGAGGACGCTGACGGCGGCATCAACGTCGTTGGTGGCAACACCTGGCAGGGGGCCGACGTTGTCCTCAACATGAACACTTTCACCCTGACGAGTACCTCGCAGCAGTTGGTGGTCGGCGGTGGTGTTAACAGTCTTGGCAGTCTTACTGTAAATAACGGGACGCTGAATCAACGCAACTCCGGTTTCTGGGGCGGTCAAGTCTACGTCAACAACGCCGCGATCAACTTTACGCATGGTGGTTCGTGGAATGCTGGTACGGGGTTGTTCCTTGACAACGGGTCGGTTAACTGGGGGCCAGCCAGGAACTGGAACAGCAATAATGACAGCCAGATGAGCTTCAAAGGCGATTCGACGTTTGCCGCTCATTATGTGAACTTTGCCAATGGCAGCGGTCACGTCACATCGTTTGAACTGAACAACGATGACTACGGCACAGCTCGCATTACGGCCACGCAGACTGTCACGGCCGCCAATCTGATTTCGTTTTCCCTCGCCGCCGGATACACGCACGCCCTGAATGATGTGTTTCATCTCATCGCCACGGACACCTCGATCAGCGGTGAGTTCAATGATTTGGCTCACGGCCAGGTCATCACCGTCGGTGGGTATGACTTTCAGGCCGACTACGGTTCGAATTACCTCAACCTCGTCGCCGTTCCCGAACCCGCCAGCCTCGCGCTGCTGGGCCTCGGCGGGCTGGCGATGCTCGGCCGTCGGCGTCAGCGGGCCTGA
- a CDS encoding helix-turn-helix domain-containing protein — protein sequence MSKLELNNDALVRLDHGLSADRPIVTKHDLWPEVGPGMQDMHYEVELGIVMRGRMAHRNRHWVGEFGPGDVWLTGIWEPHSAEITEVPLELCMFHIYPPMLAQWKFPEYPDCNWLSFFTAPPEERPQQLSNRGDIWLDIARQVLALTPDQDRFDQLLLRPLLMRFLTELGRVWPGFEATSSIRVGTYEHIGRAIAAVFETPHRLSVTEGADLAGMNRNVFTEKFQELMGMSFAEFSLKHRLYLASHALRETDLPLKAIATHFGFTDKSHLHRSFVRLFGQTPHDYRRSNLRPVAVV from the coding sequence ATGAGCAAACTGGAACTCAACAACGACGCCCTGGTACGGTTGGATCATGGCCTGTCCGCCGATCGGCCCATCGTCACCAAGCACGACCTCTGGCCCGAAGTCGGGCCCGGCATGCAGGACATGCACTACGAGGTCGAGCTCGGCATCGTCATGCGCGGCCGTATGGCCCATCGCAACCGACACTGGGTCGGGGAATTCGGCCCCGGCGACGTCTGGCTGACCGGCATCTGGGAGCCACACTCCGCCGAAATCACCGAAGTGCCCCTCGAACTGTGCATGTTCCACATCTACCCGCCCATGCTGGCGCAGTGGAAGTTCCCCGAGTACCCGGACTGCAACTGGCTCTCGTTCTTCACCGCCCCGCCCGAGGAACGGCCGCAACAACTCAGCAACCGCGGCGACATCTGGCTGGACATCGCCCGCCAGGTCCTCGCCCTGACCCCGGATCAGGACCGCTTCGACCAGCTTCTGCTGCGACCGCTGCTGATGCGATTTCTCACCGAGCTGGGCCGGGTCTGGCCCGGCTTCGAAGCGACGTCTTCCATCCGCGTGGGCACGTACGAGCACATCGGCCGGGCCATCGCCGCGGTCTTTGAGACCCCACACCGCCTCAGCGTGACCGAAGGGGCCGATTTGGCCGGCATGAACCGCAACGTCTTTACCGAGAAATTCCAGGAGCTGATGGGCATGAGCTTCGCCGAGTTCTCACTGAAGCATCGGCTCTATCTCGCCTCCCACGCCCTGCGCGAAACAGACCTGCCCCTCAAGGCCATCGCCACCCACTTCGGGTTCACCGACAAAAGCCACCTGCATCGCTCGTTCGTCCGACTCTTCGGCCAGACCCCCCACGACTATCGGCGAAGCAACCTTCGCCCCGTCGCCGTGGTTTGA
- a CDS encoding type II secretion system protein, with product MSQSQQHASECGMDSFRLTRPMARGRRGFTLIELLVVISIIALLIAILLPALAASRETARAITCGSNQRQLMLATHMYAGDHKDDLMISMTPDFHSWNYHLIPTYLGWDTGTDAFMPVMECPSDGEVWTGTNPITQPSYGYNQRLGWRGLATFPTINLSEVKTPSELVGFADMFHPQEREALPGSEPFAFGIGPSAPIINAWGYGNYSQFNPFRHTGGLNVTWIDGHVSRLNYDEAWDLSRFNRGKWNVNW from the coding sequence ATGAGTCAATCACAGCAGCATGCATCCGAATGTGGAATGGATTCGTTTCGGCTGACGCGGCCGATGGCGCGTGGCCGGCGGGGATTCACCCTGATCGAGCTTCTGGTGGTAATTTCGATCATCGCTCTATTGATTGCCATTTTGCTGCCGGCACTGGCGGCCTCGCGCGAGACGGCCCGGGCAATCACCTGTGGCTCGAACCAGCGACAGTTGATGCTTGCGACGCACATGTATGCGGGCGATCACAAAGACGATCTCATGATTTCGATGACGCCGGATTTTCATTCATGGAACTATCACCTTATTCCTACGTATCTGGGGTGGGACACAGGAACCGATGCGTTTATGCCGGTGATGGAATGCCCCTCAGACGGCGAAGTCTGGACAGGAACCAACCCCATCACCCAGCCTTCCTATGGATACAACCAGCGTCTTGGCTGGCGGGGACTGGCCACGTTCCCGACCATTAACCTGTCGGAAGTCAAAACGCCTTCGGAACTCGTGGGCTTCGCCGACATGTTCCATCCGCAAGAGCGGGAGGCCCTTCCCGGTAGTGAGCCGTTCGCGTTCGGCATTGGCCCAAGCGCACCGATCATCAACGCTTGGGGCTATGGCAACTATTCCCAGTTCAACCCCTTCCGTCACACTGGCGGCTTGAACGTCACCTGGATCGACGGACACGTTTCGCGGTTGAACTACGACGAGGCGTGGGATCTGTCGCGGTTCAACCGCGGTAAGTGGAACGTTAACTGGTAA
- a CDS encoding Gfo/Idh/MocA family protein produces the protein MDDLKIGVIAAGGRGRLAKHAHKPGEGSRITAICDIDTEKLAQLKEDYGSDVRATTDYREMLEADLDAIFVCSPDFLHEEHALAALDKGVPVYLEKPMAISVESCDRILRKAREHGDRLFVGHNMRYMNIIRKMKELIDHDEIGEVKAVWCRHFISYGGDAYFRDWHADRRYSTGLLLQKGAHDIDLIHWFAGAYTKRVSAFGRLSVYDQVPRLKPGENTDTRWDKAHWPPRDLQGFHPVVDVEDQNVVNLELANGVLASYLQCHFTPDACRNYTIIGTKGRLENIGDRPDCPIFIWNRRTDTYNMVGDKVFRGEKVGNTGHGGADGLIVDNFVQFARGGDAVGSSMHDARMAVAAGCMATESLRAGGAPRDVPALPV, from the coding sequence GTGGACGACCTGAAAATCGGAGTGATCGCCGCCGGCGGACGCGGGCGACTGGCTAAGCATGCTCACAAGCCCGGCGAAGGCTCGCGCATCACCGCTATCTGCGACATCGATACCGAGAAGCTGGCGCAGCTCAAGGAAGACTACGGCAGCGACGTCCGTGCGACCACGGACTATCGCGAGATGCTCGAGGCCGACCTCGACGCCATCTTCGTCTGCTCGCCTGACTTTCTGCATGAAGAGCATGCGCTCGCGGCGCTGGACAAGGGCGTTCCCGTTTATCTTGAAAAGCCGATGGCGATCTCCGTCGAGTCATGCGATCGGATTCTGCGCAAGGCACGCGAGCACGGCGACCGCCTGTTCGTCGGCCACAACATGCGGTACATGAACATCATCCGCAAGATGAAAGAGCTGATCGACCACGACGAGATCGGCGAGGTCAAAGCCGTGTGGTGCCGACACTTCATTTCCTACGGCGGCGACGCCTACTTCCGCGACTGGCACGCCGACCGTCGCTACAGCACGGGCCTGCTCCTGCAAAAGGGGGCGCATGACATCGACCTGATCCACTGGTTCGCCGGCGCTTACACGAAGCGGGTCTCGGCGTTCGGCCGACTGAGCGTTTACGACCAGGTGCCTCGGCTCAAGCCCGGCGAGAATACCGATACGCGATGGGATAAGGCGCACTGGCCGCCACGCGATCTGCAGGGCTTTCACCCGGTGGTCGATGTGGAAGACCAGAACGTGGTCAACCTGGAGTTGGCCAACGGCGTGCTCGCGTCGTACCTGCAATGCCACTTCACGCCCGACGCCTGCCGAAACTACACCATCATTGGCACGAAGGGTCGGCTGGAGAACATCGGCGACCGGCCCGACTGCCCCATCTTCATCTGGAACCGCCGTACGGATACGTACAACATGGTCGGCGACAAGGTCTTTCGCGGCGAGAAAGTCGGCAACACCGGCCACGGCGGTGCGGATGGGTTGATCGTCGACAACTTCGTTCAGTTCGCTCGTGGCGGCGACGCGGTGGGAAGCTCGATGCACGATGCGCGCATGGCCGTCGCCGCCGGCTGCATGGCGACCGAGTCGCTTCGTGCGGGCGGCGCGCCGCGTGATGTGCCCGCCCTGCCGGTGTGA